In a single window of the Pseudodesulfovibrio profundus genome:
- the recA gene encoding recombinase RecA has translation MARKAVDPEVLRKEALGTALTTIERKFGKGSIMRLDDEASHSIPYIPTGSIGLDMALGIGGVPRGRVIEIYGPESSGKTTLALHIVAEAQKAGGNAAFVDAEHALDPGYAKRLGVKTDELLISQPDYGEQALEIADLLVRSGAMDVVVIDSVAALIPQAELEGQMGETQVGGQARLMSHALRKLTGTIHKSNCVVIFINQIRMKIGMTGYGNPETTSGGNALKFYASCRLDIRRIQTLKDKEESYGIRARIKVVKNKVAPPFRQALVDVLYGQGVSRMGEIIDMGVEHGIIDKSGSWFAFGSEKLGQGKENVRQLLQDNPGLAQSIEDKLMIHLGFKEDPDAEAGDAGE, from the coding sequence CCGCTCTGACCACCATCGAACGTAAGTTCGGCAAAGGGTCCATCATGCGGCTCGACGACGAGGCATCGCACTCCATTCCGTATATTCCCACTGGTTCCATCGGCCTGGACATGGCCCTTGGCATCGGCGGCGTTCCACGCGGTCGCGTGATCGAAATTTACGGTCCGGAGTCATCGGGTAAAACAACCCTCGCTCTGCATATCGTTGCCGAAGCCCAGAAGGCTGGCGGCAATGCGGCATTTGTCGATGCCGAGCACGCACTCGATCCCGGCTACGCCAAGCGACTCGGCGTAAAAACCGACGAATTGCTTATTTCGCAGCCCGACTACGGTGAGCAGGCACTGGAAATTGCCGACCTGCTGGTCCGCTCCGGTGCCATGGACGTCGTTGTCATCGACTCCGTTGCCGCTCTCATCCCCCAGGCCGAACTTGAAGGCCAGATGGGTGAGACACAGGTCGGCGGACAGGCGCGCCTGATGTCCCATGCTCTGCGCAAATTGACCGGTACCATCCACAAATCCAACTGCGTCGTCATCTTCATCAACCAGATCCGCATGAAGATCGGCATGACCGGTTACGGCAATCCGGAAACGACATCCGGCGGTAACGCGCTCAAATTCTACGCATCCTGCCGACTCGACATCCGTCGCATCCAGACCCTCAAGGACAAGGAAGAGTCCTATGGTATTCGCGCCCGAATCAAGGTCGTGAAGAACAAGGTTGCTCCGCCCTTCCGTCAGGCTCTTGTCGACGTACTCTATGGACAAGGTGTCTCGCGAATGGGCGAGATCATCGACATGGGAGTTGAGCATGGAATTATCGACAAGTCCGGCTCTTGGTTTGCCTTCGGCTCGGAAAAACTGGGACAGGGCAAGGAAAATGTCCGCCAGTTGCTGCAGGACAACCCCGGGCTTGCCCAGTCCATCGAGGACAAGCTCATGATCCACCTCGGCTTCAAGGAAGATCCTGATGCCGAGGCCGGAGATGCCGGCGAATAA